The Manis javanica isolate MJ-LG chromosome 4, MJ_LKY, whole genome shotgun sequence genome contains a region encoding:
- the INCA1 gene encoding protein INCA1 isoform X4, with protein MRRLSPATQPSPVIQVQEDGDNFIPFAKCSRVVSRSPPSSLPFQSLRLTPQRYGDIFWENLRQRPSPTCMEEQYVSPLPRATGCSQTGLYPPEGLPPPEMLFRRKRRKPYLMGMQQRPGSIPARVRAVTYHLEDLRRRQRIINELKKAQWGSSGAASEPLVLDNGSCGFPSSTEYPDLEEERALYPPEGNHFLPPGRTQLLWSPWSPLGQEGSCFSRQLSSLASYSTVIARRNPLCNPWRMELPEE; from the exons ATGAGGAGACTCAGTCCAGCCACCCAACCCAGTCCAGTCATCCAGGTGCAGGAAGATGGGGACAACTTCATCCCCTTTGCCAA GTGTTCCAGGGTGGTCAGCCGATCTCCACCCTCAAGCTTGCCTTTCCAGAGCCTCAGACTGACGCCCCAGCGCTATGGAGACATCTTCTGGGAGAATCTTCGTCAAAGGCCCAG CCCCACCTGCATGGAGGAACAATATGTTTCACCTCTGCCG AGAGCCACTGGTTGCTCACAGACTGGCCTGTACCCCCCTGAGGGTCTCCCACCCCCTGAGATGCTTtttagaagaaagagaaggaagccaTATTTGATGGGAATGCAGCAGCGACCTGGAAGCATCCCAGCCCGGGTAAGGGCTGTCACTTACCACCTGGAGGATCTAAGGAGGCGACAGAGAATCATCAATGA ACTGAAGAAGGCCCAGTGGGGCAGCTCAGGGGCTGCATCTGAGCCCCTGGTGCTTGACAATGGCAGCTGTGGATTCCCCAGCAGCACCGAATACCCTGACCTGGAAGAGGAGAGGGCACTCTATCCACCGGAAGGGAACCACTTTCTTCCTCCTGGCCGGACCCAG CTGCTTTGGTCTCCCTGGAGTCCCTTGGGCCAGGAGGGGTCTTGTTTCTCCAGGCAGCTGAGCTCTCTGGCCTCCTACAGCACTGTCATAGCCCGCAGAAACCCCCTCTGCAACCCTTGGAGAATGGAGCTGCCTGAGGAGTAA
- the INCA1 gene encoding protein INCA1 isoform X1 — MIPGLAASRPPQVGTPTRPHPPRPGTFLAPMRRLSPATQPSPVIQVQEDGDNFIPFAKCSRVVSRSPPSSLPFQSLRLTPQRYGDIFWENLRQRPSPTCMEEQYVSPLPRATGCSQTGLYPPEGLPPPEMLFRRKRRKPYLMGMQQRPGSIPARVRAVTYHLEDLRRRQRIINELKKAQWGSSGAASEPLVLDNGSCGFPSSTEYPDLEEERALYPPEGNHFLPPGRTQLLWSPWSPLGQEGSCFSRQLSSLASYSTVIARRNPLCNPWRMELPEE, encoded by the exons atgatcccGGGTCTCGCGGCCAGCCGGCCCCCGCAAGTCGGGACCCCCACTCGCCCCCACCCACCCCGGCCCGGCACATTCCTCG CACCAATGAGGAGACTCAGTCCAGCCACCCAACCCAGTCCAGTCATCCAGGTGCAGGAAGATGGGGACAACTTCATCCCCTTTGCCAA GTGTTCCAGGGTGGTCAGCCGATCTCCACCCTCAAGCTTGCCTTTCCAGAGCCTCAGACTGACGCCCCAGCGCTATGGAGACATCTTCTGGGAGAATCTTCGTCAAAGGCCCAG CCCCACCTGCATGGAGGAACAATATGTTTCACCTCTGCCG AGAGCCACTGGTTGCTCACAGACTGGCCTGTACCCCCCTGAGGGTCTCCCACCCCCTGAGATGCTTtttagaagaaagagaaggaagccaTATTTGATGGGAATGCAGCAGCGACCTGGAAGCATCCCAGCCCGGGTAAGGGCTGTCACTTACCACCTGGAGGATCTAAGGAGGCGACAGAGAATCATCAATGA ACTGAAGAAGGCCCAGTGGGGCAGCTCAGGGGCTGCATCTGAGCCCCTGGTGCTTGACAATGGCAGCTGTGGATTCCCCAGCAGCACCGAATACCCTGACCTGGAAGAGGAGAGGGCACTCTATCCACCGGAAGGGAACCACTTTCTTCCTCCTGGCCGGACCCAG CTGCTTTGGTCTCCCTGGAGTCCCTTGGGCCAGGAGGGGTCTTGTTTCTCCAGGCAGCTGAGCTCTCTGGCCTCCTACAGCACTGTCATAGCCCGCAGAAACCCCCTCTGCAACCCTTGGAGAATGGAGCTGCCTGAGGAGTAA
- the INCA1 gene encoding protein INCA1 isoform X2 has protein sequence MIPGLAASRPPQVGTPTRPHPPRPGTFLAPMRRLSPATQPSPVIQVQEDGDNFIPFAKCSRVVSRSPPSSLPFQSLRLTPQRYGDIFWENLRQRPSPTCMEEQYVSPLPTGLYPPEGLPPPEMLFRRKRRKPYLMGMQQRPGSIPARVRAVTYHLEDLRRRQRIINELKKAQWGSSGAASEPLVLDNGSCGFPSSTEYPDLEEERALYPPEGNHFLPPGRTQLLWSPWSPLGQEGSCFSRQLSSLASYSTVIARRNPLCNPWRMELPEE, from the exons atgatcccGGGTCTCGCGGCCAGCCGGCCCCCGCAAGTCGGGACCCCCACTCGCCCCCACCCACCCCGGCCCGGCACATTCCTCG CACCAATGAGGAGACTCAGTCCAGCCACCCAACCCAGTCCAGTCATCCAGGTGCAGGAAGATGGGGACAACTTCATCCCCTTTGCCAA GTGTTCCAGGGTGGTCAGCCGATCTCCACCCTCAAGCTTGCCTTTCCAGAGCCTCAGACTGACGCCCCAGCGCTATGGAGACATCTTCTGGGAGAATCTTCGTCAAAGGCCCAG CCCCACCTGCATGGAGGAACAATATGTTTCACCTCTGCCG ACTGGCCTGTACCCCCCTGAGGGTCTCCCACCCCCTGAGATGCTTtttagaagaaagagaaggaagccaTATTTGATGGGAATGCAGCAGCGACCTGGAAGCATCCCAGCCCGGGTAAGGGCTGTCACTTACCACCTGGAGGATCTAAGGAGGCGACAGAGAATCATCAATGA ACTGAAGAAGGCCCAGTGGGGCAGCTCAGGGGCTGCATCTGAGCCCCTGGTGCTTGACAATGGCAGCTGTGGATTCCCCAGCAGCACCGAATACCCTGACCTGGAAGAGGAGAGGGCACTCTATCCACCGGAAGGGAACCACTTTCTTCCTCCTGGCCGGACCCAG CTGCTTTGGTCTCCCTGGAGTCCCTTGGGCCAGGAGGGGTCTTGTTTCTCCAGGCAGCTGAGCTCTCTGGCCTCCTACAGCACTGTCATAGCCCGCAGAAACCCCCTCTGCAACCCTTGGAGAATGGAGCTGCCTGAGGAGTAA
- the INCA1 gene encoding protein INCA1 isoform X3 encodes MIPGLAASRPPQVGTPTRPHPPRPGTFLAPMRRLSPATQPSPVIQVQEDGDNFIPFAKCSRVVSRSPPSSLPFQSLRLTPQRYGDIFWENLRQRPSPTCMEEQYVSPLPGLPPPEMLFRRKRRKPYLMGMQQRPGSIPARVRAVTYHLEDLRRRQRIINELKKAQWGSSGAASEPLVLDNGSCGFPSSTEYPDLEEERALYPPEGNHFLPPGRTQLLWSPWSPLGQEGSCFSRQLSSLASYSTVIARRNPLCNPWRMELPEE; translated from the exons atgatcccGGGTCTCGCGGCCAGCCGGCCCCCGCAAGTCGGGACCCCCACTCGCCCCCACCCACCCCGGCCCGGCACATTCCTCG CACCAATGAGGAGACTCAGTCCAGCCACCCAACCCAGTCCAGTCATCCAGGTGCAGGAAGATGGGGACAACTTCATCCCCTTTGCCAA GTGTTCCAGGGTGGTCAGCCGATCTCCACCCTCAAGCTTGCCTTTCCAGAGCCTCAGACTGACGCCCCAGCGCTATGGAGACATCTTCTGGGAGAATCTTCGTCAAAGGCCCAG CCCCACCTGCATGGAGGAACAATATGTTTCACCTCTGCCG GGTCTCCCACCCCCTGAGATGCTTtttagaagaaagagaaggaagccaTATTTGATGGGAATGCAGCAGCGACCTGGAAGCATCCCAGCCCGGGTAAGGGCTGTCACTTACCACCTGGAGGATCTAAGGAGGCGACAGAGAATCATCAATGA ACTGAAGAAGGCCCAGTGGGGCAGCTCAGGGGCTGCATCTGAGCCCCTGGTGCTTGACAATGGCAGCTGTGGATTCCCCAGCAGCACCGAATACCCTGACCTGGAAGAGGAGAGGGCACTCTATCCACCGGAAGGGAACCACTTTCTTCCTCCTGGCCGGACCCAG CTGCTTTGGTCTCCCTGGAGTCCCTTGGGCCAGGAGGGGTCTTGTTTCTCCAGGCAGCTGAGCTCTCTGGCCTCCTACAGCACTGTCATAGCCCGCAGAAACCCCCTCTGCAACCCTTGGAGAATGGAGCTGCCTGAGGAGTAA